CGGCAAGCATGCGGATAATAATGTGGACATTCAGGAATTTATGATCATGCCGGTGGGGGCCGATTCCTTTGCCGAAGCCCTGCGCATGGGTGCTGAAGTCTTCCACAATCTGAAGACTGTGTTGAAGGGCAAAGGGATGAATACTGCCGTTGGTGATGAAGGTGGCTTTGCTCCCAACCTCTCTTCCAACGAAGAGGCTCTGCAGGTTATTATGGAAGCTATTGAAAAGGCCGGTTACAAGCCGGGAGAAGATATCGCCCTGGCCCTGGATGTGGCTTCCACTGAGCTGTATAAAGATGGCAAATATGTGCTGGCCGGCGAAGGAGTATCCTACACTGCCGAGGAAATGGTAGCCTATTACGAAAAACTGGTGTCCAGATACCCCATCGTCTCCATTGAAGACGGTATGTCCGAAGAAGACTGGGAAGGCTGGGCCCTGCTCACTGCCAGACTTGGCAAAAAAATCCAGCTGGTAGGGGATGACCTGTTTGTTACCAATACCGAGCGCCTGAGCAAGGGGATCGAGCGCGGGGTAGCCAACTCCATCCTGATCAAGGTCAACCAGATCGGTACTCTGACCGAGACCCTGGATGCCATTGAAATGGCCAAACGGGCCGGTTATACCAATGTCATCTCCCACCGCTCCGGCGAAACTGAAGACAGCACCATAGCTGATATTGCCGTGGCTGTTAATGCCGGTCAAATCAAAACCGGTGCTCCTTCCCGCACCGACCGGGTAGCGAAGTACAACCAGCTGCTGCGCATTGAAGAAGAGCTGGGCAATCTGGCTATCTATCGCGGCAAAAAGACCTTCTATAACCTGAAATAAGCAATTAGCCCCGTCCTTAGCGGACGGGGTTTTTGCTATACTGGTTATAGTGGATTTTGTCATAAGCCAGCTGCTCCAGGCTGGCTGGAGACCTGGTTTCGGCTGGATAGCCGA
Above is a window of Carboxydocella sporoproducens DSM 16521 DNA encoding:
- the eno gene encoding phosphopyruvate hydratase, which encodes MSTIIENIYAREILDSRGNPTVEVDVYLEDGTLGRAAVPSGASTGAFEAVELRDGDKGRYLGKGVQKAVDNVNSIIAPQLIGMDATFQTEIDKVLLELDGTPNKGKLGANAILGVSLAVAKAAAKSLGLPLYQYIGGTNAKELPVPMMNILNGGKHADNNVDIQEFMIMPVGADSFAEALRMGAEVFHNLKTVLKGKGMNTAVGDEGGFAPNLSSNEEALQVIMEAIEKAGYKPGEDIALALDVASTELYKDGKYVLAGEGVSYTAEEMVAYYEKLVSRYPIVSIEDGMSEEDWEGWALLTARLGKKIQLVGDDLFVTNTERLSKGIERGVANSILIKVNQIGTLTETLDAIEMAKRAGYTNVISHRSGETEDSTIADIAVAVNAGQIKTGAPSRTDRVAKYNQLLRIEEELGNLAIYRGKKTFYNLK